The genome window GAAGCTAAAAAATTCATGGACGCCGGGGACCTCGTTCCAGATGTTGTAGTTATAGGTATTATTCGCGACCGTTTAGCGGAAGCGGACTGTGCAAAGGGTTTTATTTTAGACGGATTTCCTAGAACTGTTGAGCAGGCTGGGGCTTTGGATAAAATTCTCAAAGAAATGCATATGGAATTGGACGCCGTTGTGAATTTGGCTGTTCCAGACGCAGAACTTGTTGGACGACTTCTCAAAAGAGCGGAAAAAGAAGGAAGAGCGGACGATAATGAGGAGACGATTAAGAATCGTCTATCGAATTATAATTCCAAGACTTACCCCCTAATTGATTACTATAAAAAAGAGGGAATCCTCAAAGAAGTAAACGGGGTTGGTTCAATGGATGATATAACAAAAGAAATAATGGGAATATTGGGGTAATATTTGGCTAAGGAAGAAGCTATTACGATTGACGGAGTGGTAATTGAACCTCTACCAAACGCGATGTTTAAGGTAGAGTTAGAGAATGGCCACAAGGTTCTCGCTCACATTTCCGGAAAGATGAGAATGCATTACATTCGAATTCTACCGGGAGATAAAGTAACAGTAGAACTTTCTCCGTATGATCTTTCCAAAGGTCGAATTACTTACAGAAAGAAATAAAGGAATCAGATGAAAGTACGCAGTTCAGTTAAGAAAATTTGTTCCAGTTGCAAGGTGATCCGCAGAAAAGGCGTTATCCGAGTGATTTGCACCAATCCGAAGCATAAACAGAGGCAGAGATAATATATGGCACGTATTGCGGGAGTAGATCTTCCTAAAGAAAAAAGAATCATCGTAGGTTTAACTTATGTATTCGGAATTGGACCAGCGACTTCTAAAAAAATTCTGGCTACTGCTGGAATTGATGAAACCATTCGAGTAAAAGATATTTCTGATGACCAAGAAGCAGCAATTCGTCGAGTGATTGATGAAGAAAACGTAAGAGTGGAAGGAGATCTTCGTGGAGAAGTAAACCTGAATATCAAGCGTTTGATGGATATTGGCTGCTATCGTGGTTTACGTCACAGAAAAGGACTTCCCGTTCGTGGTCAAAAAACGAAAACGAATGCAAGAACCAGAAAGGGTGGAAAGAAAACTGTGGCTAACAAGAAGAAAGCTACCAAGTAGGATTAGTATATAATGGAAAAAGACTCTAAAAACAAGAAAGAAAAGAAGCAAAAAAAGAAAGAGAAAAAGAATATTCCGAAAGGAAAAGTTTACATTCAGGCTTCTTTCAATAATACGATTGTTTCTATTACAGATATGGCTGGAAATGTGATCTCTTGGTCGTCATCCGGAATGATGGGATTTCGTGGTTCTAAAAAATCTACACCTTATGCGGCTCAAATTGCTGCATCCAATGCTGCAGAAAAGGCAATCGAAATTGCTGGCTTAGCTGAAATTGATGTATTGGTATCAGGTCCAGGAATTGGTCGTGAATCAGCGATTCGTTCACTAGCTGCAAAGGGTTTAAACGTGAAATTTATAAAAGATGTTACTCCATTGCCACACAATGGCTGTAGACCTAGAAAGAGAAGGAGAGTTTAACCTAAATGGCAAGATATCGCGGTCCGGTTGTAAAGCTCAGTAGAAGAGAAGGGGTTAACCTTCTTTTAAAATCAAGTCATAATTTTAACAAAGAGAAATCTAGTTTTGAGAAAAGAAAATATCCCCCTGGTCCACCACCCAAAAGAAAGCCAAAACTTTCTGAATACGGTGTGCAGCTCAGAGAGAAACAAAAAGTTAAAAGAGTCTATGGTGTTCTAGAAAAGCAATTTCGTAGATATTTTGAAGAAGCAAACAGAGTTCCTGGTATAACAGGGGAGACTCTTTTGCAATTCCTAGAGAGAAGATTGGACAGTGTTGTCTATCGTCTAGGATTCGCAGTGACTAGACGTCAGGCTAGAAATTTTATCGCTCATAGACATATTCTAGTCAATGGTGTGAGAGTGGATATTCCTTCTTACAGAGTTAGTATTGGTGACAAAATTGAGATCCGCGATAAATTTCGTAGCTCTTCTTTCTTGGAAGAAAATATTAAATTAGCTCAATCATTGAATAGAACTCCTGCTTGGTTGAATGTGGATTTTGCCAATTTGACAGGGGAAATTACCGGCATGCCGGCAAGAGAGGATATAGAAATCCCAGTGAAAGAACAAGTCATTGTGGAATTGTATTCTAAGTAACCAAATTTTGAAGGTAAGGATAAGGCATTGTCTCCGAAGAATCTGCTAAAAGGTTTTAAAAGACCTAAAAAAATCGATTTCGTAACTGAAGTCAACAATCCAAACTACGGAAAGTTTGTTGCTGAGCCTTTTGAAAGAGGCTTCGGTACTACTTTAGGTAATGCTCTTCGTAGAACACTAATGTCCTCAATTGAAGGCGCGGCTATATCTGCGATTCGAATCGAGGGTGTGAACCATGAGTTTTCTTATATTGAAGGGGTTGTTGAAGACGTAACTCGGATTATTTTGAATTTAAAACAAGTTCGTATCAAATATGAACCAGAAGATAAAGATCAAAATAAAGTAATCCATTTCGAAATGAAAGGAGCGGGTTATTTCAAAGCAGGCGATCTAGCCGTTGATTCTTCGATAGAAGTAATGAATCCTGATCTTCATATTGCGACTTTGAATGAAGATGCAAACCTTGTCATGGATCTTGAGATTCAACGAGGAAAAGGTTTTATCCCTGCAGAAGATAAGAAAAAAGATATAGAAGTTTTGGGAACAATTCCTCTAGACTCAATTTTTTCTCCTGTTAAACGAGTAATATTTGATATTGGTGAAGCAAGAATCGGACAACGATCTGATTATGAGAAGCTAACAATGGAAATTTGGACTGATGGTTCAATCTCTCCGGAAGATGCGCTCGCTCAAGCTGCAAAAATTCTCAAAGAACATCTAACTGTATTCATTAACTTCGAAGAAGAAGTGGAAGAAGAAGTGGATGAACTTGATGAAGCAGATGAAAAACTCAAAGCATCATTGTCTAGACATGTAGAAGAATTAGAACTCTCTGTTCGTTCTTTGAATGTGCTGAGAAGTCTAGAAATTGACTTTGTGGGTGATCTGGTAAAAAGAACTGAAGATGAGATGACCAAGTCCAAACACTATAGTGATCAGTCTTTGGAAGAAATGAAACAAAAACTGAATACACTTGGTTTGAATTTCGGGATGAGAGATTTCTAAAATGAATAAAAGAAATAAAGTTAAACATTTAAATAAAGCTGCAGATCACAGAAACTCTATGATCAACAATCTTGTTACTAGTTTTTTTATGCACGAGAGAATTGAATCTACTAGTGCAAAAATTAAAGTTGCAAGGTCTTTTGCTGAGAAACTTATCACTCGTGCTAAGAAGAATTTGGCACCTGATGCGAAGCCAGAATCTAAACTTCATAACAGAAGAGAGATAATGAAAAAAATCACGAACCCTATGGTTGTTGATAAGCTCATCGATGATATTGCGGGTCGCTTCTCTGAAAGAGCAGGTGGATATACAAGAATTTATAAACTTGTTAACAGACAGTCTGACAACTCCGAGATGTCTATTTTAGAATTGGTTGAGAAGAAAGAAAAAGCGGTTCTAAAAGAAGAGGCTATTGCGAAGAGAAAACCTAAAAAGGCAGCTCCTGCAAAAGATTCTAAAGAGAAAAAGGAAAAGAAAGAAAAGAAAAGCAAATAATCCGACTTCTTGAGTATTTTTCATTTTTTTTATTCAATTAATTTCTTAAAGTAAAGGTAAGATGAATGTAAAGGAGAGATATCTTTCCTTTACATTCTTACTTTAGTAGAAAATTTAGAAATTTATCACTTTTATTATAATTTTTGCATTTAACCACAGAAAGTAAATTTTCTCATTTGGCTGTTTAAATGAATCACCATTTTATAGCGATTTCCTTTTTAAAGAGATTCTGATTAAACTCAAATTTTAAAAATTCGTGCATTTTCAGTATTTTTAGCTGCATAGATTTAAAAAGAATTGTCTTTTTAGCAGAAATTATGATTCCTACAAAGATGGGTTTGAATATGATGTGTTCACCTAATTTATTTCTGAAGGAAAAACTATGAATCTAAAACTTCGATTGATCTTGTTAATACAGACCAGTCTCATCTTCTTAACCTGGAATTGCACGGGGCTTAATGTTGCTACAACTTTTGGTGTTGGAGCTGTGACCAATCCTGCGCGTGAGTATGTAAATCCTGGTTTTATAGCGGATAAAGGAGGTTTATTATTCCACAATAATACAGTAGCAGGGCAAATCTCTAGTAATGCTGAACCTAACGCTATCGGCAAATCATGTTCAAACGCTGTTCTTTGGTTATTTGCGTGGGGTGATTCAAGCATTGAGGCTGGAAAAAAAGCTGCAGGAATTACTAGAGTTTCTTCGGTTGAATATGAACAACTGGCGATTTTGGGTATGTTTTACCATCGCTTTTGCATTAAGGTTAATGGATCGTCAGAGGCTGGATCGTCTGAACTTACCAAAACAGTTCAACCGACTACTTCAGTGAAGAAAGGTAGATAAGAGGTAATATAACTATGGTTAAAATAATAAAAATTTCAAGTCTAATCTTAATGCTTTTTACATTAAATCAATGTGCAACTGGACCAGTTCATGGTTTTTTATTTACTTCAAATAAATTTGCAGGTGAATTTAATACAAATAATGATGTGAAAGTTACAAAAACTGGAAAAGGCTGCTCACATTCGATCTTGGGGCTTTTTGGTTTCGGTAAATCTGGTGCGGGCAATGTTGCACATACCAATAATATAACAAGAATAGCTACTGTTGATCATTCTACATTTAGTATTCTAACGATGGTTTATCAAAACTACTGCACAATTGTATCAGGAGAAGGAATATGAAGAAGATTTTTATAGTAGTATTGTTGCTCATCTTGGGACTTAATTTTGGAGCATGTGTTTCTTCTACTACGCCAGGAATTGGTGGTGGAAGTTTCATTACGGTTACAACACAGCATGTTTATGGCTTATCCCAAGGTAATCAAATCACTTCTGCGCGAGTCGAAAAGAGTGGTGAGTCTTGTTCTTTATCCTCATCATTTATATTAAGTTGGTTTTACTACGGAAACGGCGGAAGCATAGAAGAGGCAAGTAAGAAGGGTGGAATTACAAAAATTGCCGTAGTCGATAGATCTTCGGTGAATTTTTTGGGTCGGATATTCTATCTGGACTGTGTTATCGTCTGGGGCGAATAGTTCAAATTCATTAGACCAACAAACGGGTAAGAGTAAATGCCTTTCTTGCTTACTCTTACCCTTAAATCTACTTTATCATTTTATTCTTTCTAACAAAATCGCTCACTGAAAACAGAACATTAAACCACGATTCCTCGTCTGAATTTGAATTACTCCAACAAGAGTAACCCAATAAATATTCTTCCTAGAACCTTTTTAGCTTCTCTTGCAATTCAGCTGCAATTTTGTCAAAGTCAACTTTCTGAATCACTGCAGCATAAGTAGAACTGATGATCGGGTATTGTTCTGGCTTTATGTCCACAAGGTTTGGTAAAACTTTTAAGCCATAAAAACCATTGGTGATTTTTTCTGGAGTTTTACCATAAGAGACATCAAATCCATAATTACGATCCCTTGTGTCGGATCCAAAGCAAGCTAGCATGAAATCGGTTAGACCAGACAATCCTTGGAACGTTTCCGGTCTGCCACCAAGCGCCACTCCCATATTGACCATTTCTGAGAAAAAACGACTCGATAAGTGAAATAGTGTATTATCCACATTTCCACCTAAATTCTTTTTAAAGTAGCCTTCTACTAAGCCCATCGAGAGCGCGAAAACTGTCTTGAGAGCTCCTCCCAATTGAACACCTTTGATATCGGTGGGATTGATAGCAGGACGGCTGAATACATAGCCTGTATTAAATAGAGCTTGGATTCTAGCCTGTAATTCGGGTTTTACAGTAGCTACTTCAAATCCTGAAACTTTTCTCTCCATGATTTGATCTGGGTAGTTGGCTCCAGATACTACGCATAGACGGTTCGGATCGATTCCAAATATCGTCTGCAAGTCTTCTAGAATGAGACCTTGAGCAGAACCTGTAAATCCTTTGATAACGTTAATAATGGGAGCTTGATTATTAACGATTTGATCGCGGATTTTTGGATAGATTTCGTCCATCTGCCAGGGATTGGTTCCTTGGATAAGTAGAGTTGCTTTTTTGCAGACGTCCGGATCCGCTGAGAACTCCATATTGGGCGGTAGTTTATAAATTGGGTAATGAACGATATCTCTTTGTTCTTCGTTGGATTGTCTGCATTCTTCTTCATTGGGATGATAAACGGTTACACGGACTTCTTTATTGGCAAGAACCGTTCCGACTGCAACCGACATATTGCTAGATCCAAGAATTACCACTTCTTCTTTGGGGCTTTTGGGAATCGTAATTAAAACATTTTCTTTGGTATTGTCACCATTGTATAGATTCCTATAGGTTCCATGCTGGTGCTTGTTTAAATTGGAACCAACTAACAAAGCCAGGTTGTCAATAAGAAATTGCTTTTTGTCACCTTTGCCAGGGAATTGAACATGATCCATTGTTTCTGGAAAATGTTCCATCAATTTCTTACTCAATTCACCAACCAAAACAGGTTTACCGATGGTTAATTTACCTGTCGCTTGATTGAATAAAAATCCTGATGTAGGTAGAATCTTATCTGTTCCTTCGAGAGAGATAGGTAATACAATTTTATTGGCTACATAGTGATAAACGGTATCTACAAAGGGCATCAACCTTCCATCCCGTGATCTTGTCCCTTCGGGAAAAATGGAAATAATTTTACCTTCCGTTTGAATCTTCTGAGCCTGACGAAAAGACCTCATATTGATCTTGGTCATGATATCAGAAAGACTTGGAGTATCTGACATGTCTTTCTTAGAACAGACAAGCAAGGTTCCAAACATATATAGTCCTAGTCTTGTAAAGTCTGGCTCAAATGCGAGTCGTCCTGCGATGAATACAAGTTGTTCGGCTATTTTTCTACCTTGCGGTCCAGCATTGTAGAGTAGGGCAAATATAGCAGGTGCATCCAAATGACTTAGATGGTTCGAGATTAAAGTAATAGGAATCTTGCCAATGACAGGGTTTAAAAGTTCTAAGTTCTCTACTCCTTCCACTGTAAATTTTTTCATGATTGGATCGAGGAATCTCAACATGAAATCTCGAGGAACGGGGTTCATGTCGGTCAAAACGCCCACTTCCTCTAATTTACTAGGATCATTGAAAATCTCCATAACCTTAGGTTTAGGAGTGGCATTGGAAAGTATTAAAAATTCTTCTAGAATTTTGCGAGCTTCTTCTTGGCTCATTCCAGATTTAATGAATAGGTGAATATTTTCGAAAAATTCTTTGGACCATCGGCCGACTGTGGCTTTTTTTTCCGTCATTTTATCTCCTCAAAAGACTTTTATACTCGACATTGGCTTTGTTTTGTCTATCGAATTTTTTTTTGATTTGGTTGGAAAACCCTTTCATAAAAAATAGTTCTGGAACTAAAAGAAAGTGAATCTCAATTATAATAGCGAAACCAAATGGTTACCTGATGGCTTTCATTTCCTGGGTCCAACAGAATCCAGTAATCGTAGAAGCTTAATCAATCAGTTTACTAAATATTTATTTGATGTAGGATATAGCGAAGTTACTGTTCCTGCTTTTGATTATTCTGTATCATTTTTAAATCAGATCAGCCCGGAAGAAGAACATTCTGTACTCAAACTGCGGGACTTGCAAGGTAGAGAAATCAGTCCTGGAACCGATTTAACCGTTCAAGTTGTTAAAGGAATGGCAGGAC of Leptospira sp. GIMC2001 contains these proteins:
- a CDS encoding adenylate kinase, whose product is MKRLIFMGPPGAGKGTQADIVKDKFHIPQISTGEILREAVKNSTAMGLEAKKFMDAGDLVPDVVVIGIIRDRLAEADCAKGFILDGFPRTVEQAGALDKILKEMHMELDAVVNLAVPDAELVGRLLKRAEKEGRADDNEETIKNRLSNYNSKTYPLIDYYKKEGILKEVNGVGSMDDITKEIMGILG
- the infA gene encoding translation initiation factor IF-1, yielding MAKEEAITIDGVVIEPLPNAMFKVELENGHKVLAHISGKMRMHYIRILPGDKVTVELSPYDLSKGRITYRKK
- the rpmJ gene encoding 50S ribosomal protein L36 produces the protein MKVRSSVKKICSSCKVIRRKGVIRVICTNPKHKQRQR
- the rpsM gene encoding 30S ribosomal protein S13, whose product is MARIAGVDLPKEKRIIVGLTYVFGIGPATSKKILATAGIDETIRVKDISDDQEAAIRRVIDEENVRVEGDLRGEVNLNIKRLMDIGCYRGLRHRKGLPVRGQKTKTNARTRKGGKKTVANKKKATK
- the rpsK gene encoding 30S ribosomal protein S11: MEKDSKNKKEKKQKKKEKKNIPKGKVYIQASFNNTIVSITDMAGNVISWSSSGMMGFRGSKKSTPYAAQIAASNAAEKAIEIAGLAEIDVLVSGPGIGRESAIRSLAAKGLNVKFIKDVTPLPHNGCRPRKRRRV
- the rpsD gene encoding 30S ribosomal protein S4; the encoded protein is MARYRGPVVKLSRREGVNLLLKSSHNFNKEKSSFEKRKYPPGPPPKRKPKLSEYGVQLREKQKVKRVYGVLEKQFRRYFEEANRVPGITGETLLQFLERRLDSVVYRLGFAVTRRQARNFIAHRHILVNGVRVDIPSYRVSIGDKIEIRDKFRSSSFLEENIKLAQSLNRTPAWLNVDFANLTGEITGMPAREDIEIPVKEQVIVELYSK
- a CDS encoding DNA-directed RNA polymerase subunit alpha; translation: MSPKNLLKGFKRPKKIDFVTEVNNPNYGKFVAEPFERGFGTTLGNALRRTLMSSIEGAAISAIRIEGVNHEFSYIEGVVEDVTRIILNLKQVRIKYEPEDKDQNKVIHFEMKGAGYFKAGDLAVDSSIEVMNPDLHIATLNEDANLVMDLEIQRGKGFIPAEDKKKDIEVLGTIPLDSIFSPVKRVIFDIGEARIGQRSDYEKLTMEIWTDGSISPEDALAQAAKILKEHLTVFINFEEEVEEEVDELDEADEKLKASLSRHVEELELSVRSLNVLRSLEIDFVGDLVKRTEDEMTKSKHYSDQSLEEMKQKLNTLGLNFGMRDF
- the rplQ gene encoding 50S ribosomal protein L17 yields the protein MNKRNKVKHLNKAADHRNSMINNLVTSFFMHERIESTSAKIKVARSFAEKLITRAKKNLAPDAKPESKLHNRREIMKKITNPMVVDKLIDDIAGRFSERAGGYTRIYKLVNRQSDNSEMSILELVEKKEKAVLKEEAIAKRKPKKAAPAKDSKEKKEKKEKKSK
- the lsa14 gene encoding adhesin Lsa14, whose amino-acid sequence is MNLKLRLILLIQTSLIFLTWNCTGLNVATTFGVGAVTNPAREYVNPGFIADKGGLLFHNNTVAGQISSNAEPNAIGKSCSNAVLWLFAWGDSSIEAGKKAAGITRVSSVEYEQLAILGMFYHRFCIKVNGSSEAGSSELTKTVQPTTSVKKGR
- a CDS encoding TRL-like family protein — encoded protein: MVKIIKISSLILMLFTLNQCATGPVHGFLFTSNKFAGEFNTNNDVKVTKTGKGCSHSILGLFGFGKSGAGNVAHTNNITRIATVDHSTFSILTMVYQNYCTIVSGEGI
- a CDS encoding TRL domain-containing protein, coding for MKKIFIVVLLLILGLNFGACVSSTTPGIGGGSFITVTTQHVYGLSQGNQITSARVEKSGESCSLSSSFILSWFYYGNGGSIEEASKKGGITKIAVVDRSSVNFLGRIFYLDCVIVWGE
- a CDS encoding 1-acyl-sn-glycerol-3-phosphate acyltransferase, which gives rise to MTEKKATVGRWSKEFFENIHLFIKSGMSQEEARKILEEFLILSNATPKPKVMEIFNDPSKLEEVGVLTDMNPVPRDFMLRFLDPIMKKFTVEGVENLELLNPVIGKIPITLISNHLSHLDAPAIFALLYNAGPQGRKIAEQLVFIAGRLAFEPDFTRLGLYMFGTLLVCSKKDMSDTPSLSDIMTKINMRSFRQAQKIQTEGKIISIFPEGTRSRDGRLMPFVDTVYHYVANKIVLPISLEGTDKILPTSGFLFNQATGKLTIGKPVLVGELSKKLMEHFPETMDHVQFPGKGDKKQFLIDNLALLVGSNLNKHQHGTYRNLYNGDNTKENVLITIPKSPKEEVVILGSSNMSVAVGTVLANKEVRVTVYHPNEEECRQSNEEQRDIVHYPIYKLPPNMEFSADPDVCKKATLLIQGTNPWQMDEIYPKIRDQIVNNQAPIINVIKGFTGSAQGLILEDLQTIFGIDPNRLCVVSGANYPDQIMERKVSGFEVATVKPELQARIQALFNTGYVFSRPAINPTDIKGVQLGGALKTVFALSMGLVEGYFKKNLGGNVDNTLFHLSSRFFSEMVNMGVALGGRPETFQGLSGLTDFMLACFGSDTRDRNYGFDVSYGKTPEKITNGFYGLKVLPNLVDIKPEQYPIISSTYAAVIQKVDFDKIAAELQEKLKRF